Proteins from a genomic interval of Quercus lobata isolate SW786 chromosome 11, ValleyOak3.0 Primary Assembly, whole genome shotgun sequence:
- the LOC115967506 gene encoding ankyrin repeat-containing protein ITN1-like isoform X2, with protein sequence MPMEEDICLDAVGLSTQTPSGSQIECATPNRELSYLILCDGKKRNDNRALCLAALKGDWKTAKSFIDKDRSMLYARLTKSWDRLIHIAVHSKCIYFIKELVEYGTVEDLAIENLNKDTGLSIAAVSGMVEVAKLMIEKNNKLTMKRGTRELIPFGMAAEVGHKEMAEYLYSKTEFDCLDHSERIRLFFITVSSNLYGLALEILTRYPTMACERDENNDGKTALHVLAQKATDIAGGSLLKIVARYTSLYFKNFYKQASMPILDRDLIERIWEQVLQRSDEEISDLIRRPSGVLFDAALSGNVEFLALLLCKYPDLLWEVNEKEQSGFHVAVMHRHVHVFNLIYNIGAAKDYLVGNVDVDKNNMLHLAGMLPLAERLGAPRANLQMQRELLWFKEVEKIVRPFHMYMKNSEGMTPIEVFNKDHKELLKVGEEAMKETANSCMLVATLISTVVFAAALTVPGASNKILNTPFFGKEEWFMIFILSNAISLFASAASIVLLLSILTSRYAQNDFMYSLHARLMFGLTTLFISITTMVTAFIAAIFLIFDYKLEWVPYVIASLACATVVLFLVLHSNLWADLIRSYYWSKFLFRPSKYRIF encoded by the exons ATGCCAATGGAAGAAGACATTTGTCTGGATGCTGTGGGATTAAGTACTCAAACACCTAGTGGATCACAAATTGAATGTGCAACACCCAATAGAGAATTGTCATATCTAATTCTTTGTGACG gaaaaaaaagaaatgacaaCCGCGCCTTGTGTCTAGCTGCACTTAAGGGTGACTGGAAAACTGCAAAGAGCTTCATCGATAAAGATCGGAGCATGCTTTATGCTAGATTGACAAAATCATGGGACAGACTGATTCACATAGCAGTTCATTCAAAatgcatatattttataaaagaacTGGTGGAATATGGGACTGTGGAAGATCTAGCTATAGAAAATCTAAATAAAGACACAGGCCTTAGTATTGCTGCTGTATCTGGAATGGTCGAAGTTGCAAAATTAATGATAGAAAAGAATAATAAACTAACAATGAAACGTGGTACTAGGGAATTAATACCTTTTGGCATGGCAGCTGAAGTTGGACACAAAGAAATGGCCGAATATCTCTACTCGAAAACTGAATTCGACTGTCTAGATCATTCTGAACGCATTAGGCTGTTTTTTATTACCGTTTCCAGCAATCTGTATG GTTTAGCATTGGAGATACTGACTAGATATCCAACAATGGCTTGTGAACGAGACGAGAATAATGATGGGAAAACAGCTTTGCATGTGTTGGCTCAAAAGGCTACAGACATTGCCGGCGGCAGTCTGCTAAAGATCGTGGCACGATACACCAGCTTAT ACTTCAAAAACTTCTACAAGCAAGCATCAATGCCAATATTGGATCGTGAtttaattgaaagaatttggGAGCAAGTTCTACAGCGATCAGATGAGGAAATTTCGGACCTGATAAGAAGGCCTTCAGGAGTACTTTTCGACGCTGCATTGTCAGGAAATGTTGAGTTTTTAGCTTTGCTTCTTTGCAAGTATCCTGATCTTTTATGGGAAGTTAATGAAAAAGAGCAAAGTGGATTTCATGTTGCTGTTATGCATCGTCACGTTCATgtgtttaatttaatatataacatAGGAGCAGCTAAGGATTACCTAGTTGGAAATGTTGATGTTGACAAAAACAACATGTTGCACTTAGCTGGAATGTTGCCACTCGCGGAAAGACTTGGTGCCCCACGAGCAAACCTTCAGATGCAACGAGAGCTATTGTGGTTTAAG GAAGTGGAAAAGATTGTTCGACCATTTCATATGTATATGAAAAATTCTGAGGGAATGACACCCATAGAGGTATTCAATAAGGATCATAAAGAATTACTTAAAGTAGGTGAAGAAGCAATGAAGGAGACAGCCAATTCATGTATGCTTGTAGCAACTCTCATTTCTACAGTGGTCTTCGCTGCAGCTCTCACTGTTCCTGGTGCTAGCAATAAGATATTAAATACTCCTTTTTTTGGCAAAGAGGAGtggtttatgatttttatcCTTTCAAATGCAATTTCACTCTTTGCCTCTGCAGCATCAATAGTGTTGCTACTATCCATTCTCACATCAAGATATGCACAAAATGATTTTATGTATTCATTGCATGCAAGGTTGATGTTCGGGCTCACAACACTCTTCATCTCCATAACAACCATGGTGACGGCCTTTATCGCTGCcatctttttgatctttgaCTACAAGTTGGAATGGGTTCCATATGTCATTGCTTCACTTGCTTGTGCTACTGTTGTTTTATTTCTTGTGTTACATTCTAATCTTTGGGCTGATTTGATCCGCTCTTATTACTGGTCTAAGTTTTTATTCCGGCCAAGCAAGTACCGAATTTTTTAG
- the LOC115966449 gene encoding ankyrin repeat-containing protein ITN1-like encodes MSTEQPAQLFEIVVDPCLQKPDHFPQVEFLTSKTDFAPDRKKRDHSRALCLAALNGDWKTAKQFIDKDRGMLYARLTKAWDTVIHIAVHSKCISFVKDLVEYGTVEDLAIENMNKDTGLSIAAVSGMIEIAKLMIEKNNKLTMKRGTRDLIPFGMAAEVGHKEMAEYLYSKTEFDCLDHCERIRLFFIILSSNLYGLALDMLSKYPTMACERDDNNNGKTALHVLAQKATHIANGSPLKIVARYTSLYFKGFYKQTSTPILARDLLERIWEQVLQQSDEEISDLISRPSGVLFDAAMSGNVEFLALLLCEYPVLLWEVNEKGQSVFHVAVLHRHVHVFNLIYNIGAIKDYIVGNIDDDKNNMLHLAAMLPHVERLGAPRANLQMQRELLWFKEVEEIVRPFHMYMKNSEGMTPMDVFNKDHKDLLKVGEEAMKETANSSMLVATLISTVVFAAALTVPGASNKISNTPFFHKEQWFMIFILSNAEALFTSAASIVLLLSILTSTYAQSEFVYSLHARLMFGLTTLFISITTMVSAFIAAIFLIFDYKLEWVPYVIASLACAPVILFLVLHSNLWADLIRSYYWSKFLFRPSKQRIFELEF; translated from the exons ATGTCAACGGAGCAACCGGCAcaattatttgaaattgttgtggACCCATGTTTGCAAAAACCAGATCATTTTCCTCAAGTTGAATTTCTTACTTCCAAGACAGATTTTGCACCTgaca GGAAAAAAAGAGATCATTCCCGTGCCTTGTGTTTAGCTGCACTTAACGGTGACTGGAAAACTGCTAAGCAGTTCATCGATAAAGATCGTGGCATGCTTTATGCTAGATTGACAAAAGCATGGGATACAGTGATTCACATAGCGGTTCATTCAAAATGCATATCTTTTGTAAAAGACCTGGTGGAATATGGGACTGTGGAAGATCTAGCTATAGAAAACATGAATAAAGACACAGGCCTTAGTATTGCTGCTGTATCTGGAATGATCGAAATTGCAAAGTTAATGATAGAAAAGAATAATAAACTGACAATGAAACGTGGTACTAGGGATTTGATACCCTTTGGCATGGCAGCTGAAGTTGGACATAAGGAAATGGCAGAATATCTCTACTCGAAGACTGAATTTGACTGTCTAGATCATTGTGAACGAATTAGGCTGTTTTTTATTATCCTTTCCAGCAATTTGTATG GTTTAGCATTGGATATGCTGAGTAAATATCCAACAATGGCTTGTGAACgagatgataataataatgggAAAACAGCTTTACATGTCTTGGCTCAAAAGGCTACACACATTGCCAACGGCAGTCCCCTAAAAATCGTGGCAAGATACACCAGCTTGT ACTTCAAAGGTTTCTATAAGCAAACATCAACGCCAATATTGGCTCGGGATTTACTTGAAAGAATTTGGGAGCAAGTTCTGCAGCAATCAGATGAGGAAATTTCAGACCTAATCAGCAGGCCTTCAGGAGTACTTTTTGATGCTGCAATGTCTGGAAATGTTGAGTTTTTAGCTTTGCTTCTTTGCGAGTATCCTGTTCTTTTATGGGAAGTTAATGAAAAAGGGCAAAGTGTATTTCATGTTGCTGTTTTGCATCGTCACGTACATgtgtttaatttaatatataacatAGGAGCAATTAAGGATTACATAGTAGGAAATATTGATGATGACAAAAACAACATGCTGCACTTAGCTGCAATGTTGCCACATGTTGAAAGACTTGGCGCCCCACGAGCAAACCTTCAAATGCAACGAGAGCTATTGTGGTTTAAG GAAGTGGAAGAGATTGTCCGACCATTTCATATGTATATGAAAAATTCAGAGGGAATGACACCCATGGATGTTTTCAATAAGGATCATAAAGATTTACTTAAAGTAGGTGAAGAAGCAATGAAGGAGACAGCCAATTCATCTATGCTTGTAGCAACTCTCATTTCTACTGTTGTCTTCGCAGCAGCTCTCACAGTTCCTGGTGCCAGTAACAAGATATCAAATACTCCTTTTTTCCACAAAGAGCAGtggtttatgatttttattctttcaaatGCAGAAGCACTTTTTACCTCGGCAGCATCAATTGTGTTGTTACTGTCCATTCTTACTTCAACCTATGCACAAAGTGAGTTTGTGTATTCATTGCACGCAAGGTTGATGTTTGGGCTCACAACACTCTTCATCTCCATAACAACCATGGTCTCAGCCTTTATTGCTGCcatctttttgatctttgaCTACAAGTTAGAATGGGTTCCATATGTCATTGCTTCACTTGCCTGTGCTCCAgtgattttgtttcttgtgttaCATTCGAATCTTTGGGCTGATTTAATCCGCTCATATTACTGGTCTAAGTTTTTATTCCGGCCAAGCAAGCAACGAATTTTCGAGTTAGAATTTTGA
- the LOC115967506 gene encoding ankyrin repeat-containing protein NPR4-like isoform X1 — MPPKRRGEIEVTAEERVNSSPPTCFQSSSPSSCKPALGPQINLTRQKSYSFEGSSFHQLQPICNSNSSNQLFALPFSHRINLSTSIPGPSIGAMPMEEDICLDAVGLSTQTPSGSQIECATPNRELSYLILCDGKKRNDNRALCLAALKGDWKTAKSFIDKDRSMLYARLTKSWDRLIHIAVHSKCIYFIKELVEYGTVEDLAIENLNKDTGLSIAAVSGMVEVAKLMIEKNNKLTMKRGTRELIPFGMAAEVGHKEMAEYLYSKTEFDCLDHSERIRLFFITVSSNLYGLALEILTRYPTMACERDENNDGKTALHVLAQKATDIAGGSLLKIVARYTSLYFKNFYKQASMPILDRDLIERIWEQVLQRSDEEISDLIRRPSGVLFDAALSGNVEFLALLLCKYPDLLWEVNEKEQSGFHVAVMHRHVHVFNLIYNIGAAKDYLVGNVDVDKNNMLHLAGMLPLAERLGAPRANLQMQRELLWFKEVEKIVRPFHMYMKNSEGMTPIEVFNKDHKELLKVGEEAMKETANSCMLVATLISTVVFAAALTVPGASNKILNTPFFGKEEWFMIFILSNAISLFASAASIVLLLSILTSRYAQNDFMYSLHARLMFGLTTLFISITTMVTAFIAAIFLIFDYKLEWVPYVIASLACATVVLFLVLHSNLWADLIRSYYWSKFLFRPSKYRIF, encoded by the exons ATGCCTCCTAAAAGAAGAGGAGAGATAGAGGTGACTGCAGAGGAGAGAGTGAACTCATCGCCTCCAACTTGTTTTCAATCTTCTTCTCCCTCGAGTTGCAAACCTGCTCTTGGACCTCAGATCAATCTAACAAGACAGAAATCATATTCCTTTGAGGGGTCAAGCTTTCATCAGCTGCAGCCTATATGTAATTCTAACTCCAGCAATCAACTCTTTGCACTGCCTTTCTCTCATAGAATAAATCTTAGCACTTCAATTCCAGGACCCAGTATTGGAGCCATGCCAATGGAAGAAGACATTTGTCTGGATGCTGTGGGATTAAGTACTCAAACACCTAGTGGATCACAAATTGAATGTGCAACACCCAATAGAGAATTGTCATATCTAATTCTTTGTGACG gaaaaaaaagaaatgacaaCCGCGCCTTGTGTCTAGCTGCACTTAAGGGTGACTGGAAAACTGCAAAGAGCTTCATCGATAAAGATCGGAGCATGCTTTATGCTAGATTGACAAAATCATGGGACAGACTGATTCACATAGCAGTTCATTCAAAatgcatatattttataaaagaacTGGTGGAATATGGGACTGTGGAAGATCTAGCTATAGAAAATCTAAATAAAGACACAGGCCTTAGTATTGCTGCTGTATCTGGAATGGTCGAAGTTGCAAAATTAATGATAGAAAAGAATAATAAACTAACAATGAAACGTGGTACTAGGGAATTAATACCTTTTGGCATGGCAGCTGAAGTTGGACACAAAGAAATGGCCGAATATCTCTACTCGAAAACTGAATTCGACTGTCTAGATCATTCTGAACGCATTAGGCTGTTTTTTATTACCGTTTCCAGCAATCTGTATG GTTTAGCATTGGAGATACTGACTAGATATCCAACAATGGCTTGTGAACGAGACGAGAATAATGATGGGAAAACAGCTTTGCATGTGTTGGCTCAAAAGGCTACAGACATTGCCGGCGGCAGTCTGCTAAAGATCGTGGCACGATACACCAGCTTAT ACTTCAAAAACTTCTACAAGCAAGCATCAATGCCAATATTGGATCGTGAtttaattgaaagaatttggGAGCAAGTTCTACAGCGATCAGATGAGGAAATTTCGGACCTGATAAGAAGGCCTTCAGGAGTACTTTTCGACGCTGCATTGTCAGGAAATGTTGAGTTTTTAGCTTTGCTTCTTTGCAAGTATCCTGATCTTTTATGGGAAGTTAATGAAAAAGAGCAAAGTGGATTTCATGTTGCTGTTATGCATCGTCACGTTCATgtgtttaatttaatatataacatAGGAGCAGCTAAGGATTACCTAGTTGGAAATGTTGATGTTGACAAAAACAACATGTTGCACTTAGCTGGAATGTTGCCACTCGCGGAAAGACTTGGTGCCCCACGAGCAAACCTTCAGATGCAACGAGAGCTATTGTGGTTTAAG GAAGTGGAAAAGATTGTTCGACCATTTCATATGTATATGAAAAATTCTGAGGGAATGACACCCATAGAGGTATTCAATAAGGATCATAAAGAATTACTTAAAGTAGGTGAAGAAGCAATGAAGGAGACAGCCAATTCATGTATGCTTGTAGCAACTCTCATTTCTACAGTGGTCTTCGCTGCAGCTCTCACTGTTCCTGGTGCTAGCAATAAGATATTAAATACTCCTTTTTTTGGCAAAGAGGAGtggtttatgatttttatcCTTTCAAATGCAATTTCACTCTTTGCCTCTGCAGCATCAATAGTGTTGCTACTATCCATTCTCACATCAAGATATGCACAAAATGATTTTATGTATTCATTGCATGCAAGGTTGATGTTCGGGCTCACAACACTCTTCATCTCCATAACAACCATGGTGACGGCCTTTATCGCTGCcatctttttgatctttgaCTACAAGTTGGAATGGGTTCCATATGTCATTGCTTCACTTGCTTGTGCTACTGTTGTTTTATTTCTTGTGTTACATTCTAATCTTTGGGCTGATTTGATCCGCTCTTATTACTGGTCTAAGTTTTTATTCCGGCCAAGCAAGTACCGAATTTTTTAG